In Palaemon carinicauda isolate YSFRI2023 chromosome 32, ASM3689809v2, whole genome shotgun sequence, the genomic stretch CGCGGCAAGTTATTTCCAAACCTTTTccatgaccttgatcttgacctttgaccttaacatgtaataattagcgtggattttcatacactcaaattatCAACTaagtgacaatgatgtccaaacttatagctgattatgtgaattgggcattttacttgacctttgaccttgaccttccaaaattcaatacttttcacctttttacacaagttaatccctgcaagtttcattactctctgattaaaattgtggccaggaagctgttcacaaacaaacacacaaacaggggtaaaacatatcctccttccaatttctttggcagaggtaataattgaGGGTACATAGATGGTTTAATGACAGTTTTTGAAGTGACACAATGTCATAGGTCATGTTAAGGAATGGAGGTGGGGCACACCACAAAGCAACCCCCATGTAAGTAAGAAAGACCCAGACCCTACATTAGGTTGCTTCCATGTTTTCTCCCACAGTTTATTTTCAACTCCCATAGCAACGTCTAATATATACGGCTATTTTTTTATGCCGTTTCCAATGCCTTAACTCCTATGCTACTAATTCTACTACTGTACTAAATTTTCCTAATTCTGTACAACCTAACATATGCCtattattttcattcctatttccatAATCTTTTAAATCTGTCATGTTCAAGGTTGTATTCATTCCTGTGCTACAGAGGCCTCCTTACATCATTCCTGTGCTACAGAGGCCTCCTTACTAAGTTAACTTCCGGAATCTCTTATGCCATACCAAAAAACTTGAtatctctgctttcttttcatctattttcttataattttatttcgtATTTTACATTTTGTTCCTTTATTGAGTTTTTGCTTTCTATAATTTCTTACCAAAtccatttaactttaatttttcatctttttaatatCCCTAAGACTTTTTCTACAACATTCCCCATATAGTTACCTTGTTCCATCTTCCTCTATCTCTTCAACCTAATCATTAACAATGTAACACCATGAAAAAGCATCCTATTCTTAAACTAAATTCCAACCTCCACTAGTCATGAGCCTGTTTCCAATAATAGTACCCAATATCGTGTACAGGCACCTTGTTTAAATATCCATTTAGAGTTGGATTGGATTATAACTTCAGGTCAGATGTAAGTCATTGGGACCAGTGACATTACTCAGCACCATCTTTATTATATAGTTCTATATTTAGAAATCACACGAGCATATAAATTATCTAGAATATCAGTGATGGACTTACTATCGAGATGGTACTTTCAACGTTGGTCCAGAAATATTTAGCACCACATCAGAATGTGCTCGACCGACGGCAATCTGTCGCAATGAGCGTACATTGGAGCACTGCTtcaatctaaaatatatttatatgcgaGGTGGGCATAACCGATTCTCAGATCGGTTAAATTAACTTTATCCTTttagttgctaaaaaaaaaaaaaagacaatcataTGAGAACATAATATTAGCCGTTATGCTTTCATATGTTTAGCAGGCAGTCAGTGTATATTACTCAAAAAGTGATCGGCATCTAGTGATTCACAGCCTATTCAATCATGCGTTCACCCACCAAGTCCTATTCCGTTCTGTCTGCCAGTTGCcacaaaataaaaaggaagggtaaatgtgtaggagagctccgcggaagatcttgaagaatttaaacacctacaattcactattatatcatatagaacgcttatataatagtcaatatatgagcagcttctatttaacgaagatattcgtgtgtatagttatgtttcacttggactttttctaagtgtttgtttttgtttactgtgtgatgtcttggctaaagtgagctgtttcaccgccttactgcgtatggcagactagttctcaatgctattctaactaATAACAGGTGTTTttttgacgtcacactgtttgaaaaccaatcatggcggtttttacaaatctagccaatgctgacacttacttcacttatccctgctatttttccaccagttaccacagtttacgtgaagttccgcggaggaatatttttgcacgtctcggatctcccttcaaactgaaaaggttattttgccgtgaagtatggagcaattagcaggaccttcatcccgttctgACTGTGTCACTTGTGAAAATTGTTTCATTTcatatggggatttttgtgtacattattcagggaaagttgatttgataattgcatttgctcaacgtcatggtttgattttggcagagaaaaagtgccctaattgtgaaaatgtgtgccgtatagattacaagaaattagcattccggtgtgatcgtagtgtggttactcgtgggaaaaggaagaggaggtgcaattttttcgtgtcttgtttcaaaggtacatggtttggaaaagcaaagttagatattgagactaatttgaagtttgtgttcctttttttgcaaaaggccttttcatttgaatttgtttcgtttgaactgaaactcaataatCACACTATCGTTGATTGGTGTTCGTTTTGCCGTGAGGTGCTTATTTCTTGGGGTCTGAGACGTTCTCGGAAAATTGGAGGCCCTGGATTAACCGTTGAAATTGATGAATCAAAATTTGGCAAGCGCAAGTACAATGTTGGACGCGTCATAGAGGGTCAGTGGGTGTTTGGTGGTATCTGCCGTGAAACCCGGGATTTATTTTTTGTGCCGGTGCAAGACCGCTCCGCTGAAACATTACTGGCTATTATCCGCCAGTATATAGCAGAAGGTACCACGGTGATATCGGATTGTTGGAAGGCATATAATTGTTTAGAAAAAGAAGGTTATAAGCACCTTACGGTTAATCATAGTGTTAATTTTGTTGACCCAGTTACAGGTGCTCATACTAACACCATAGAACGTACCTGGAGAGGCACCAAGGCCCTGGTCCCCAAATACGGAAGAAGAAAAGATCATTTTGTGGGGTATTTGGCCGTGGCCTACTTTAAATTGGGCATAACTGATCCTGCCAAAAGACTTCATCacttcctcctggcagcagcagatttgtatccacctacaccataacagtaaggtatgtggtagtttgcagtttacgttaacgttgtgccctgaaaattactgtggccttaagggggggtcgcaggggggggcggaggccccccccccccggtaggcctaggtaggggtacagggccccataggctaggttaggtgggtgtcttaggttcggtggtgccctgaaaattactgtggccttaagggggtgtcgcgggggggggggggggggggcggagcccccccggtaggcctaggtagggtaggtagttgtattaggttcggtagtgccccgaaaaatcacttttctcctcctccccccacccaaaaaccccgcttcccactggggtcccctataattgtagtagtaggtttatgcttacattttctgtgtaagagttaggtggttgtaggaggattatctcacagtttcaaggtaactgtagctctaatttactgttttctttcgttttctacttttagaaacttttaaatcgagcgcggagctctcctacacatttaccaaagGAAGTTGCCCAATGGAATGAAAAAGGTGATACAACCAGTTGGTTCTGACTAAAGCGACTTCGAAAAatgtaagtactgtacagtataactataaataattgaaataacgtCAAAATACTTGGACACCCAAGCTGGCATGCGCACATCCAGTACCGCTTGCCAGACCAGaagagcagtgagataatgtaaAATTGTTAGCGGAGCAAGCAACGACAGAGCAAAAAAAACATTGAACCTAAGTGATtgattagataattaaaataacgtaaatatattcgGCCGTGTATCACTCGCTAGAACAGAGGATtagtgagataatgttaaattacgAGCCACGACCGAGCAAAAACTAGTTATCAAATAATGCTAAGTCGGCAGATCAATACACTTCCGTAAATGGTGAGTATGACGTCCACGGTTACAATGAACTAATATATGGGAATGAAAATCGCATTTTCTATGAATATGCCATCATCATACAAAAGCCCCAAACTACCTACAACCACACAGCTAACAAATTTCCATCATTGGGGATTTTGTACTAAACTATAAATTTACCGAAATGCCCTGTTGTTCCTATTTGCCAACAATGGCAATGTTTTTGgataagccaatttttttagtCATTGAAAATAACACTTTTTAGCAAATAACTTCTACAGTGTATAACTTTATGACTGATTTTGGGCTTAAGGATACATCAGGTATGGCCTAGAGGTCTCCACCATATTTATGAATTCGTAACTTGTCCCTCACTAAGAGAATATCAGGATGCATAAATCCTATGATAATTAGGTTGCACAGGGTATATACTTTGAATTAAAGTAATAATTATACTCACTATCCTTATTTGTGGTTTAAAAAACGAGGAAAATCTTCTATATTTGTAGATTCAAGACAATGATAGACCGCCATGATAGAAAGTGACAGAATTGGACTGTGGATTGCTTGAACTtcttcttgaatttttatttttgaatttaacTTAATctattaaaataagtttttttgtatatatctaaGCTGTATTATTATAAATCTAGAGTTATTTGTTACTATACATTAAAGTAAATTTAGCTGGAGCTATGGATATTTACCAATTAATTAAGCTTTGAAAATTTGCATAAGAATTCTTGcaatttttctatctaattttataCTAAAACTAAATATATTACGTATTTAAATAGGAAAAAAGAAAGACTTGTTTTCGGATTCCTTTTCATAGCAAATACAttattgttttctaagtgcttcgataatatggaaTTTAAAATTACCGTGGAATACGCAGTGTTATGTTATAAATTGCTAATAATATATACGACAAACAAATTTTCAATTTTCTAAGTGACACGACCAGGACAATATTCCATAAATTAGTAATTACCAATAGATCAATGTCACATTTTCGTAAAAAAGTATACAATCAGACTACATATAGGTACTGTGAAGAAATTTCggtttatattttgtttctctctaaTGGTTATGAAAAATACTATAGTTACCcctaatatttctatattttcgttTTCTTACTTGAAGTTCCCTTACCATTTTCTATAAGCAAGAAACGGGTAGACTAAACTAGAGTTGCCTTTGATATATTATGTCTTGTCTTCATGACATAACGGCAGTAAAGACATGAAGCAGACGATATACGTTGCGAAAATGCTGGTTTTTCCTTAAGCAAACGTATTTAGATAAACTATTTACCCTTCTTTTGATTATAAATCAAGTATTGTATCAAACTGATTGATACCACAAcgctatctatctactgtatatatcaatttatgcatcagaaacttggagccttactaaagccttaggacatGAAATAGTTACAGCTcagagagctatgggaagaataatcaTGGGAATTATACTAAGTtatagaaaaagatcaacatggatacgagagcaaactaaagtagaggatattctaacatgtaagaaaggagaaatgagaatggcagataacagatgaacattatgaataacagaactgatccatagagattgcaaaagaagcagggaaagcaaaagaaggtgatggatagatgaactaagaaaatttgtgggtatagactggcatagaaagaccctaaGCAGCCTTTGTCCTGCTCTATATAGGTAGGACTCGCCTCACACCAAATAAAGGTTTCACGTTTGATTTGCAGATGTGAATCCTATACCTGGTCGGTAGACGAATGTGAAGGAATAAACTAAAAACCGGCTTCCTGGCTAAGCAAGAAGGAAGGAAGATAAATGAAAACTCAAAGGCAACGGAGGAAATATTAAAGGGGTAGACCCACCTCATTCTATTAAAGCTAAATAAGTCCATACTCAGCAGTTTTACAAATTTGAGTAATATTCATCTCCATCATAGAGTGGCatcttctttcttttattttgctttCAACTGAGAGCTCCTTTTCTGTCCCAAGATCCCCTAAGGGACATTTCTTTGCAAGCATTTACATTTGACAACAACGGATTCCTCAGGGAATGTTGCTCTCAAACAGAGAGGTATCTTAAGAGTTTATTAAATAAATGTTGGATTTCCTGAGGACTGCAAGACAAAATGTTATGAATTTATCTTGTCTTCCAAGAAGTAGCTTATGTCTTAGGTTTGAGTGTTTTTTGGGGTGAGGTTTTGTTGGTTTGCATGATGATGCAAAAATTTAttcttacaacacacacacacacacacacacacacatatatatatatatatatatatatatatatatatatatatatatatatatatatatatatatatatatatatatatatatatatatatataaatagcagaaGTGGGGGTTATTTTTCTATATGGTCACACTATAATACATGAACAACacgtgtatgtctctctctctctctctctctctctctctctctctctctctctcttctctctctctctctctctctctctctctctaactcttatatatacatatgtataaatatatatatatacatatatatatatatatatatatatatatatatatatatatatatatatatatatatatatatatatatatttaaactataagtCTGTTCAGGAAAGTTTGATTTTTTGAGGCGTTCTTGCTCTCACATctctatatataaactgtatataaactcCATGACTGTTTAATAatatttagttgcattcacctcgcctctcagttatcaccaaaCTGGCGCATCAACATAGTAATTGGCCTGTagggagaaggtaccaagagctaaaagaggtggatatgaatagagaattatggagggCCACTAATCCATTAAAGGACCAGCCTTAGGACAGAACactttagcagtagtagtagtagtagtagtagtagtagtagtagtagtagtagtagtagtagtagtagtagtagtagtagtagtagtagataatgAAATACTTTATTGAGCCCATAACATTCCTCCTCTAGCCTTCTTTCATGTTGGAATTTGTCactaaaattctgtttttttttttttttttttcgaattgagAAGTAAATTTTTCTTCcaatattgtttttgtttcagGGGAGTCTTTTCTAGTGTTCGTTGGTGCTTGTAACTCAAAGGTTCTTTTCCAAAGGGTTGAATATTATTTTCTATTCTGCTAATTTCAACGCAAAGAAATTTTATAATGTGAATTGCTGGGGGTTAACTTTGGCTTATTCTGTACTTTGATGTGTTTaaagtataaatacatttatttacatttgCTTGGTAATGTTTTTGTCCAGTATTTTCATGAGGTAAATATTATTAGCATTGTAATCTATATTTTTCTTTGCTATTTTTTACATAGTTTATTAATTAATGgcagcagaaataataataataataataataataataataataataataataataataataataataataataataataataataacaacatttactTATATTCAACAAATAATTCTCAAgtttcatatgtaaatatgtattttaattcAAAATAAGACTTTTTTCTACGCCTAAAGACCTCTCACTTCACACAACTTATAACTAATCAGTTATCAACACTTTAACTCCAAACAACTTACTTTAATTGAGCCTTTCcaatattattagtgatattaagTCCCTAAAAATCAGCTGATTCTATTGTCTTctttctatcgttttttttttctatcgtcttCTTTCTATTCCTTTCTTTCTATCCcgttgtttctattcttttctttttatcctaTTCTTTCTATTGCCTTCTTTCTATCCTCTCCTTACTATCGCCTTCTTTCTATTGTCTTCTTTCTATTGCCTTCTATTGTCTTTTTTCTATTGCTGTCTTTCTATTACCTTATTTCTCTCGCTTTCTTTCTACCTTCTTCTTCCTATACCTTCTTTCTATCGTTTTTTCTCTCTAGCTTTCTTTCTATCGCTTTCTTACTATTACCTTCTTTCTATCGCTTTCTTTCTATCGCCTTTTTTCTATCGCCTTCTTTCTATTGCCTTCTTTCACTCGCCTTTTTTCTAAAGCCTTCTTTCTATTGTCTTCTTTCTATTGCCTTCTTTCTCACGCCTTTTCTATTGCCTTTTTCTATCGGCTTCTTTCCATCACCTTCTTTCTATTGccttctttctatcatcttctttctATCgccttctttctttcatcttctcccTATTGCCTTTTTCTATCACCTTCTTTCTATCGTCTTCTTTCTATTGCCTTCTTTCTCACGCCTTTTCTATTGCCTTTTTCTATCGGcttctttctatcattttctttctaTCGCCTTCTTTCTATGTTCTTCTTCCCATCACCTTCTTTCTATGTTCCTCTTTCTATCATCCTCTTTCTTCAGCCATCTTTCTATCGCCTTCTTTCTACGTTCTTCTTTCTCACGCCTTTTCTATTgccttctttctttcatcttctctctATTCGCCTTCTTTCTATCACCCTCTTTCTATCGCCTTCTTTCTATCATCCTCTTTCTTCAGCCATCTTTCTATCGCCCTTCAACTGTAACTAAAGTGATATTTACCGGTCCACACGAAGACGCTCCATGGCTTCTCCAATTGCCGCCATTTGCTTCATTAAGTTCATTAGTCAATTGAAGAGGGACAACATGTGATGAAAGTCTTATCAAGACGTCAATAGAATTGGATATTGTGTTTTCATATATCTAGAGTTTCTATGGTGATGTTTAAGGGCCAGTGGGTACGATTAGTGACATGTTGGGCATCTTGATTCTAAGCGATGTCTTTGGATGACCTGTGTTTTGATGTCGTTTCGGTTTGATTAATTCtagaatattttccttttctttgtttgtttatttgatttCATAGTTTTTTTGTTCGTTTGTTGCTATCAATTGCCTAAATAATGCCATTAACTGTTTTCTTACAGATGGGAGAAGGCTCCAATTCTGCCTGCCTTTTCATAAACGGTTAATTTTTTGTTTAGATTGTTTTGATTGTTAAGGAAACCTTcattgttttttacattttttttgtcaCGTCTCAGAAGATATGTAGCttatttttaaaattagtaaaGGGCAATGCCCTTATCTATCTAAGGCCTGAATGAAACAGAACAAAGGCTGATGCCCTTGCTAAGCAAAGGCGTGAATGAAACAGAGAAAAGGTCAATGCGTTTGCTTTTCTAAGGCCTGAATGAAACAGAGCAAAGCTCAATGCCCTGCCTATCTAAGGCCTTAGTGAAACAAACAAAGGTTAATACCCTTACTTATCTAAGGCCTCAATCAAACAAAGCAAAGGTCAGTAAGTTTGCTTATCTAAGGCCTGAATTAAACAGAGGAGAAGTCAATGCCCTTGCCTAAGGCCTGAATGAAACAGAGCAAAACTCAATGACCTTGTCTAAGGCCTTAATTAAACAGAGGAAAGGCTGATCCACATGTCTATATAAGGCCTGAATGAAACAGAGCAAAAAATAGCCTTGCCTATCTAAGGCcttaattaaacagagaaaagctgATCCCTGTTTATATAAGGCCTGAATGAAACAAAGCAAAGGTCAATGCGTTTGCTTTTCTAAGGCCTGAATTAAACAGAGCTAAGGTCATTGCATTTGCTTATCTAAGGCCTGAATGAAACAGAGCAAAGGTCAATGCCTTTGCCTATCTAAGGCCTCAATTCAACAAAGTAAAGGCTGATGCCCTTGCTAAGCAAAGTCATGAACGAAACAAGAccgaaaacaaaaaggaaaagaagaagaaggaaagctCCTGAGCGAACAAAACGAATCATCCTGTTTCGCCTCAAGTCTCCGTCGTTTCCATCAGACGCTACAAGTGATTGCATCGCATTAGTGGTGAGAGTGTCGCCGTACATCGCCAGGGAATTATCGCGGAAAACAAAAGATCCTAAATTGGCTTCTATTTTCTATCAAGTCCAGTCGAGGATTTACTCGGATTGAAATGATCACTGACGCTTTTAGATAAATCCtttatttttaggattttttttttgtttttggattACGACTGGAGGGAGATTAAAATCTGGTTGCCGCTGAAAATTGTATATTTGGTTTTGAGGATTTTAGTGTTTAATTTAGTTTTCAGTATTTTTTTGGTGTGTTTTGGAGTTCTCAGTTGTTTTTAGATGTACAGAATTTGATTTTTAGGATAGGTTGATTTATTGTCTTTTTTCTTCCATAGGAGAAGCAAGAATAAAAGAtaaacattaataattatatatgtatgtatataatacatatgtgtgtgtatttatgtttttatgtatatattgtcaagGCATGTATcgaaattcatatgtatatatgtgtcgatatatatttatatgttcgtatatatgtatTACGTatgttatattaaatatatatatatatatatatatatatatatatatatatatatatacatgtatgtcttacttataactgtaatcgaacagtttaacatgtttttttttcaaaaaggctcataaaagaaacacaggaaatctAAATAAATCACTACATTTCAATCAATACttattggccctcttcagggtgtaaagtaaaaatgaggaatatagTGGACAgtgaaagtttatataggaaagcaaaaagggtgtttccaattattctaaagttgttataagtgctggaaggattagccatatagtgatttatttatgtttccagtgtttcttttatgggcctttttgaaaaaaacagatatatatatatatatatatatatatatatgataaattttgcacatttttacgtgtttttcatattcaaataagccatatatatttttgatacattaatgtctggattctcttaacgacctcgggatcagagccccaggcgaaatcacacaaagacaagagcttggctccagccgggaatcgaaccctggtcggcaagcttgtatagacagtgactaacccacttggccacgaagaaagacaaaagtaaatgacaattcttctgtacttatacctgtcgaattcaggtattttgtacttagaattgaaatcaacccatcttcaccatcgtagctaattggtagtttgttacttggcattcaattaatgataaattttgcacacacacacacacacacacacacacacacatatatatatatatatatatatatatattcaaaatgattgTAATCAATTCAAACCAACCCTCCTCTCCATTTCCAACACCCCCAGGCCCCTCCCTACATTCCAAACCATGACCAAAAGAGTGCCCTTCACTGTCCACCCAAAAAATGCTTCTATTTTCGCCCCTAGAGGCAAAAACCTCCTTTTTCAACTTCGGTAGGAAGGAAAAATAG encodes the following:
- the LOC137625540 gene encoding uncharacterized protein, with translation MEQLAGPSSRSDCVTCENCFISYGDFCVHYSGKVDLIIAFAQRHGLILAEKKCPNCENVCRIDYKKLAFRCDRSVVTRGKRKRRCNFFVSCFKGTWFGKAKLDIETNLKFVFLFLQKAFSFEFVSFELKLNNHTIVDWCSFCREVLISWGLRRSRKIGGPGLTVEIDESKFGKRKYNVGRVIEGQWVFGGICRETRDLFFVPVQDRSAETLLAIIRQYIAEGTTVISDCWKAYNCLEKEGYKHLTVNHSVNFVDPVTGAHTNTIERTWRGTKALVPKYGRRKDHFVGYLAVAYFKLGITDPAKRLHHFLLAAADLYPPTP